The genome window ATCCtgtggggaggggatgctgctgcCACCGCTGCCGGGGCCACCATGGGGTGACACAGCCCTGCCAGGACCAGGCAGGCACCCGCTGCTCACCCACCTCACTGATGGCGAGGGTCCCAGCACGGGCAGTGCCTCCAAGgtgctgtccccatccccagagCTGTCCCAGCTAACCTGCTCTTGGAGCTCCGGGTCCCCCCTTTTCTTCAGCAGGAGCTTGAGGCACCTGCGGCACCCCCGGGACGCGGTGACGTGCAGCGGCGTCAGCTTCTCGGCACACCTGGAGCGGGGAGCGGGAGCAGGGCTTCACCCCCGAGTCCACTGCGCACCCCCAGCTCGGCCAGTCAAGGTCACGGTCAGCAGATCAGGATCACGGTCATCCCCCAGGGGTCACGCAAGTGCCACCGGGTTACGTGACATTAGGGTCCCCGCCgtggtgcagcagcagccccaggctaCGCCCACCGCCCACCCActctctgcctgcaggcaggtggATGGGGGTGACCCCCTCCGGGAGGAGCAGGTAGGGGTCAGCCCGCAGCCCCCCCAGGAGCCCCAGCATCACCCAGGCATGGCCCCCCCCAGGTTAGAGCCACAAACTGGGGCACCCTAAGCGGGACCCCAGAAGCGTGAGGACACCCCCGTGccacgtcccccccgcccccgtgcAGTGCACTCAACACCCCCCTGCCCAAAGCAGCGAATGCacccctcccagtgcctgcatCGGCCCCCCCATACTCCCTGTGCAGTGCCAGgagctccccctccccagagcaATCCCCCCCCCCACGGGGGCCGTGCATACAGGGGTACCCCTAAGCAACCCCCCGCGTTGCAGCACATGCaacgcgccccccccccgcccagtgCAACGCCGGTATTGCAGAGCCCCCGCCCGTGGGaagccccccgcccccgtgTGTCCATCCGTCTGCCCGTGCCCGTCCCCCTCCCCCGGTGCAATGTCCCCTTACGGCTCACACCGCCCCGCGCCGCTCATGCCACCTCGCGCATGCGCACTGCGCCCCGCCCGTTCGAAACCCCCCGCGCACAGCCGCCCCACGCTCATTGGCTAAAGAGGCGTCCAATAGGAGCCGGGCGGGCCAGGCACGCCCACCCCGCTGGATGACGTATCAGATGAAGGGGCAGGGCCACATTGCCCAGTGCCCCGCCCCCTCGAGCCTCCCCGTGCCCCGCACCGGCATTGCCCGGCGCCTCCCCGTGCCCCGcaccagggctcccagtgcCCCGCACCGGCATTGCCCGGCGCCTCCCCGTGCCCCGcaccagggctcccagtgcCCCGCACCGGCATTGCCCGGCGCCTCCCCGTACCCCGcaccagggctcccagtgcCCCGCACCGGCATTGCCCGGCGCCTCCCCGTGCCCCGcaccagggctcccagtgcCCCGCACCGGCATTGCCCGGCGCCTCCCCGTGCCCCGcaccagggctcccagtgcCCCGCACCGGCATTGCCCGGCGCCTCCCCGTGCCCCGCACCAGGGCTCCCCGTGCCCCGCACCGGCATTGCCCGGCGCCTCCCCGTGCCCCGcaccagggctcccagtgcCCCGCACCGGCATTGCCCGGCGCCTCCCCGTGCCCCGcaccagggctcccagtgcCCCGCACCGGCATTGCCCGGCGCCTCCCCGTGCCCCGcaccagggctcccagtgcCCCGCACCGGCATTGCTCGGCCCTTCCCCGTGCCCTGcaccagggctcccagtgcCCTGCACCGGCATTGCCCGGCGCCTCCCCGTGCCCCGcaccagggctcccagtgcCCCGCACCGGCATTGCTCGGCCCTTCCCCGTGCCCTGcaccagggctcccagtgcCCTGCACCGGCATTGCCCGGCGCCTCCCCGTGCCCCGcaccagggctcccagtgcCCCGCACCGGCATTGCCCGGCGCCTCCCCGTGCCCCGcaccagggctcccagtgcCCCGCACCGGCATTGCTCGGCCCTTCCCCGTGCCCTGcaccagggctcccagtgcCCTGCACCGGCATTGCCCGGCGCCTCCCCGTGCCCCGcaccagggctcccagtgcCCCGCACCGGCATTGCTCGGCCCTTCCCCGTGCCCTGcaccagggctcccagtgcCCTGCACCGGCATTGCCCGGCGCCTCCCCGTGCCCCGCACCGGCATTGCCCGGCGCCTCCCCGTGCCCCGcaccagggctcccagtgcCCCGCATCGGCATTGCCCGGCGCCTCCCCGTGCCCCGcaccagggctcccagtgcCCCGCACCGGCATTGCCCGGCGCCTCCCCGTACCCCGcaccagggctcccagtgcCCCGCACCGGCATTGCCCGGCGCCTCCCCGTGCCCCGcaccagggctcccagtgcCCCGCACCGGCATTGCCCGGCGCCTCCCCGTGCCCCGcaccagggctcccagtgcCCTGCACCGGCATTGCCCGGCGCCTCCCCGTGCCCCGcaccagggctcccagtgcCCCGCACCGGCATTGCCCGGCGCCTCCCCGTGCCCCGcaccagggctcccagtgcCCCACACCGGCATTGCCCGGCGCCTCCCCGTGCCCCGcaccagggctcccagtgcCCCGCACCGGCATTGCCTGGCGCCTCCCCGTGCCCCGcaccagggctcccagtgcCCCGCACCGGCATTGCCCGGCGCCTCCCCGCGCCCTGcaccagggctcccagtgcCCCGCACCGGCATTGCCCGGCGCCACCCAGTGCCCTGCACCGGCATTGCCCAGCGCTCCCAATAACGTACACCAGCGccacccagtgcctcccagtgccctgcaCCAGCACCCCCTATCACTCTGCCCCCCACTCGTGATGGCGAGAGCCCCAGGGCCGCCCCTTGGGGTGCCCAGGCCAGCACCGCCAGGCACAGGACCCCCACCCCATGGCcggcagggggtgggggggatcaCAGGGCCGGGTGGGGGCGACACCACCCCACATTCCCCGGGTTCCCCATCTCGGCGCAGGACCCACAGCACCAGCACAACACCCACGCAGGAAAACgcctcttctctttcccccatcccaggTAACATGGCACGGCCACCCGCAGCAGCCCTTCGCCGGCCGccaccccccgccgccggcagcTCTCCGCCGTCCACGGCTCAGACGGTGGCCTCGATCTCGGGGGGCTCGTCCTCCTCCAGCAGGCTGTACGCCGCGTGGGTCTGGAAGGGCCGCTGCAGCGGGTGCGCCAGCAGCTTGGCCATGCAGTTGTGCAGCTCCACGGCCGGCCCCGTCAGCGACACTTCGTACTTGTAGTTGGTGCCTTTGGTGTCCAGGCTGCTGAAGAAGGCGTACATCTCCTGGAAGGAGGACGGACGGACACATGGTGACGGGCAGCGCGGGCAGGGAGTGATGCAGCCCCCAGTCGTGTTGGGGAGGGGACAACACATGCCCCGTCCCAGTTTACCTTCCAACTTGTCTCGTCGTCCTTCTCCTCCACCCCGTTGTGGATGTAAACCACGTCGAAGAAGAAGTAGGGACACTGCAGCATCTTCTGCAGGATGAGAAGCCGGGAGCGGTGCTAGGGGGTTCTTCAACATGCCAGGATGGACCTGGAGCCATTGAGCTCACCCATGGAGGGGGTCAGGAGGGGGGGAACCTACCTTCATGTGCTCTGACATGGAGAACTGGGGCTGGCAGCCCGGGCGGCCGAACACCAGGATGGTCCGGACCACGTAGGGCGGCGGGATGGTCTGCACATTCTCTGTCACCGGCAGCTCGATTTTCTGCTGGCTGCACCAGGAGGACGGAGgcggctcagggacccccacgccgcaggcagggctgcctgcagctcagggaccaTCCCCGCCTCATTAAACCTTAATGACAGTCTGCCAGCTCAGGGCTGGGACCGGGAGGGCATCACCCACCCCAGGAGCTGTTTGGGTTAAAGCTCACAGTGTTtttacagcaaaacaagaaaattcatAGCCAGGTGGGAGCCCCGGCCTCCCCGTCCCCCCCAGCTGTACTCACATCAGGTTGAAGAGTCCTTCCAGATCTGCAGCCCCAGGTAAGGACTGATCCTGGCACACAGACCCCTGCCCGcccctggggacaccccacccccagaCCTGGGGGCCAGGCTGGCACCGGGGAGCTCCCACAGAGGGAGGCAATCACACCGGGCACTGGGATGGACCAAGATGGGGAGAAAACACCAATAAATGGGTGTTTGGTGGGTCTGGAGGGTCCAGCATTAAATCCTGCCTTGGGGGATTCAGGGGCCCGGTTCGACCCTCCAGCCTCAAATGCCGATGCTGCTCTGTGCCGTGGATCTGCTGCCATCTGCAGGCAACGGGCCCAGAGGGTCCCCGCTTATGCTCAAGGGACCCTGTTTGCACCCAAGAGACCCCCTTTTGTACCCAAGGGACCTGTGGGGTCCCggccccccatccctgccccacagGCGGTGGGATACTGAATGACTTGCAGACGACGGTCTCCAGGTCATAGAGGCAGCTGCAGACCTCACGGGGGTCCGAGGTGAACCCTGAGAGCTGAGAGGAGTCAGGGTGAGGGGGGCACGGACCTGTGCCCACCCCTGtccccgtccctgtccccacagCCCCACTCACCCACGTGGCATCATTGTTCACCACCACCAGCGCAAACTCGTGGCACTTGTCGATCTTGTGCTTCGTCCTCACGAACATCTCGATCATCTTCTGGGAGATGTTCAGCGCGTTGGTCTTGGAGCTGCCGCGGGAGCCGGGACTCAGCGGGGACCAGCGTCACCCCCgggacagcagggctggggtccctgggggtcCCGGGGCCCACCCAGCGAGGAGCAGCCCCCAACACTCACCCATTGAAGGACTCCAGTTTGGGCAGAGCCATCTCCTCCGCCAGGTCCAGGCAGATGATCTGCAGGAGAGCGCCACGGCTGAGCCTCCCGCAGCCCCTCACCTTGGTGTCGGGGCGGTGCCACCCTCCCCATTAGACACTCACCACCTTCTCGGGGCAGTTCACCCGCGGCGTCTTCACCTGGACCTCGGTGGCGGGCACGGGGCCGGGCCAGGCAGTGCCATCAGGCGCAGCTGTGCCCTGCGGGCTGTCGTCGGCGCTGGCCGCCTCGCCTTCCCCCTCGCTGCGGTTGCCCACGCTGGCCTGGGCGCTCAGCGCCCGGTCCTCAGCCCCCTCGGGGTTGGAGCGGGTCCTGGGCCGCGGCTCCAtcgccttctcctcctcctcctcggcaGCGCTGCCCGACTCCGACGTGTCCATCACGCAGCCACGCTCCATGGTGGCTCTGGCGATGCTGGGGACCGATGCCGGGTGGCTGCGGGgtgtcagtgctgctgcagccctgcgcTCCCCGGACCCCTCTGCTCCGTGCACCCCTTGCTTAtgtgccccctgccccacccccaccccccactctGTGCTCACATACGCCctgccccacaccccccccgcTCCGTGCACCCCTTGTTCATGCACCCGTTGGATCCCCCATGCTCAGTGCACTCCCTGGACCTCCCAATCCTGTGCAACCCCTGCTCACATACCCCTGGACCCCCCCCAACTCTGTGCACTCCCTGGAGCCCCCTCATTCTGTGCACCCCTTGCTCACATACCCCCAGGACCCCCCTGCTCTGTGTACCCCCTGCTCATGTACCCCCTGGACCCCCCCATTCTGCGCACTCCGTGGATCCCCCCACTCTGTGCACCCCCTGCTGACGTATCCCCCGGATCCCCCCCCATTCTGTGCACCCCTTAGCTCCGTGCACCCCCTGCGCACGTACCCCCACCCCGTGCACCCCCTGCTCAcgcaccccctgccccacgcACCCCCCACGGCGCGCGCTCACCCGCTCCCGACCGCACGAGCCCCGCCCGGCACCTCCCGGAAGCGGCGCCGCGCGGGGGCTGCTGGGATTTGTAGTTCCCCGGGGTCCCGCCGGGCACGTGGGGGTAGGCGGGCACCCCCCGGCACCCGGAGTGCCGGTGCACGGCACCCCAGACACCCGTGCACCGCTGCCTGCACCCCAAACATCCATACGCAGCCCTCTGCACCCTTGCggctccccctgcaccccacacaTCCCTGCACGCCCTCCTGCGCCCGTGAAccaccccctgcaccccgaGCACCCATACACACCCTCCTGCACACATGCGCCgcaccctgcaccccaaaaATCCATGCACACCTTACTGCACCCATGCACCATCCCTCTGCACCCCAAATTCTCATGCTCTGTCCCAGCACTCTGGACGCCCGCGCAGCACCCTCCAGCACCCACACACTGCACCCCCCTGCACCCTAAATACCCATAGAGCACCCCTTTGCACCCCAAACACTACCCTCCAGCAGCGAAGCACCCATGCactgcccacagcaccccaTGCACTGCCCGCAACACCCCAGGGCTGGCTCCCCCTCCTGGCCTGaacaccccagcaccccatgcAATGCCTCACGGCACCCCAATGCTCAAGcacacccctgcacccccccgTGCTCTGGgtgccccccaaaaaaactcCAGGGGATGCTCAGGGGTGCAAAGCTGGGTGCATCCTCCCAGCTGGGTGCGAGGGAGCCTGGGCACATGGGGAGGATCCAGCGTGGGGCCGAGGTGCcgtggggcagagcagggagggacaGTGTTGGGGGGCAGAGCCCCCTGAGACGGCTGCGCCGCCTGCCCGGGCATGGGGCAGCGCAACGGTTAAGCGCAGAAGGCTGCACCGGGGCTGCCGAGGAAGAGGAAATCTCAGCAGGAACAAGGACAGGGaaagggctggggcaggggccagCAGCGCAGCCCGCAGCCAGCCGGGACGCGCCGCGACGTGCCGGGAGCCCCGGGCACGGAAGCAGGACAAGCCCCGGCAACGAGTGCTGGCTGGCGCGGGGCACCGTGGGCAGGAGGAGGCCGGGATGGAGAAGGTAAGTGGGGTGTACCATGGGATGGGCGCTGCCGGTGGCTGGTCCCACATGGCCAAGGGCCTCCTCATGCCCCCACGGGCATCGCTCAGCCACGGGCATTGCCGGTGCCAGGCTCCGGTACGCAACGGCGCTGGCAGCACCAGgtcctgcccagccctggctctggAGAACGGGGCAAGGGCTGCGGCCACTCGGCTGGTGGCCAAAACTcatccatccccatccctgcaaaTCCCAGTGGGTGTCAGCCCCTCCGTCCCCTGGTGCTGGCCGGGATTGGGGTGGGCTGGGCAGACACCCCTGGTCCCCACAGCTCCCGCAACTCCCACcgggcgaggaggaggaggaggaggaggaggagaaggatgaGGACAACGATGATGATGACGACGAGGACATGGTGGGGGACACCGAGGGTATCCTGCACTATGAGGAGCACATCGCCGGGCTGCTGGCAACGGTGGCGCGGCTGCACCGGagagctgagcagctgcagcaccacaAGGGCAGGTACCGGCACGCGGTGGCTGCGGGGCACCAGGGGCTGCCAGCACCTGGCCCCCTCCATCTCTGGCCTTCACTGCCCCACAGGGAGGAtgaggggggctgggagggcaccGCCAGCCTCCCCACTGCCAGCCCACGGCCCCGGCACCTTGATGGCGCACTCAACGCTGGCACCAGTCTGGAAGGTGGGTGCACCATgcgccgtgccgtgccgtgccgtgccatgctgtgccatgccatgccgtgccgtgccgtgccatgccatgccgGCAGCTCGTTGCCTGCTGCAGGGACCTAAACCCGGCCGTgttccctctccccagcccacaGCCCCGACCTCTTTGCGGACCTGCAGCATGCTGTGAGCTCGCTGGAGCGCACCGTCTTCTCCCGGCACCGGTGGGTACCGGCGCAGCCTCTGCCTGGCGAGGAGTGGGCGCGAGCAGCTAAGGTGAGCCACACCAGCGTCATCAGCCCATACACCAAGGGGATGGGCACCGGCTGACCATCCCCATACCCCCAGAGCCTGGAGGAGCTGGACCGGACACcgagctgggctgggagggcGATGCATTGGGGCCTGGAGGAGAAAGCGGGCgaggggctgctggcagaggaggCTGCGGTGGTGGCAGCGAGGAACGCGGCACTGCGGGCAGCCCTGGGGCGCCGGGACGAGGAGCTGAGCCGGGCCACTGCCTCGATTCGGGCGCTGCGGGGGGAGCGCGACCGGCTGCAGCAgaaggtgggtgctgggggcacGGCAAGGCTGGGGCACTGTCCTGGTACAGCCCCCCCCCGGGGTGCCACCAGAGCAGCCCCCCAGGCTCAGCCCAGTGCTTGGTGCAGGTTTGGGACCTGCGGGATGCTCTGTCCAGACTGGAGGGGTCAGGGTGCTCCGGCAGCGACACCCCCAGGCTCAGCAGCCCCCTGGGGCAAGGGGAGCCCCGGCTGCCCCAGGTgagtgtggggctggggtgggctgcagctgcagcatgcTGGGGGGCTCAACGGGTGGGATCCTATCCCAGCACCGGGTTCTGCCCGCCCCGGTGCCGGGCTCTGCCTGTCCCCTCTGCAGGACCTGCCCCAGTGTGGTGATGGTGCTCAGCCCCATGGCACTCAGCCCCACGGCATGCAGCCCCatgcccccctctccccccaacCCTCGGAGGGTGCCAGCCGGGAGCAGGAGCAGCGGGTGCAACAGCTGCAGGGGTAAGTCATcccccccacagccccaggggaaactgaggcacggcgCCGGGCCCCAGCTGCGCAGTTAACCGTGGGTGCCGGCGGTGCCCAGGTGCctggagaggctgcaggaggTGAACCGGCAGCTGGCGGCCGCGCTGCAGGAGTGCAAGAGCGATGCGGAGCGGCTCAGCATGGTGCTGGGCCAGCACGAGTCCCGCAGCACCGCCCTGCGCCTGGCCCTGCGCTGCAGGTGGGGAGCGGGACGTGGGGGGCGACGCAGGGCGGGGGGACACGGCTGGCTGTGCCACACTGagcccctctccctgcagcgAACGCTGCGGGTGGGCCTACGCTGCCCTCCTCGACCTGATGCGGGCAaagctgggcagggaggaggatggTGCCCGTGGTGGTGAGTGCCAgcccggggggctgcggggtgtGTGGGGATGTCAGGGACTTGTCAGAGAGGATGCTGGGGGGATGCGTGAGGGATGCAGGGGGATATCAGGGGGATGCGGGGAGGATGTAGGAGCGATGCAGCAGGATGCACAAGGGATACTGGGGGGGGATCAGGAGGATGCTGGGAGGATGCAGGCAGATATCAAGGGGATGTAGGGAAGGTGCTGggaggatgctgggcagatgttTATGGATATCAGGGGGGTGCAGGAAGGATGCTGGGGAGCCCcagtccccagcacagcccctgtgGGCACATACTGGACAAGGACACCTGCCTACatgctgcctgccccatgcctaggagctgcaggggagcagagcccagggcaTGGATGGGCGTCCAGCCCCACACCGGCGGAGGGGCCGCAGCTCCCAGGCCGAGCAGAGCCAGGTGGCCAGGAGAAGACTGAGGCCAGCGGCTCCCCCAAGCAGCAGAGGTActgggggaggagaggtggggggTGCGATGCTGGGCCAGGGCTGAGCTGTTCCCGGGTTGGCACCGTGCTCCCATGCCCACCCCAGCCGCATCCCTGTCCCCGCAGCATCCCGGCACCCCACGGGATGGAGGAGGGGGCCCTGCGTGAGCACATTCGCCAGCTGCGCGTGGAGCAGGCAGCCGTGGAGGCGTCCCTGCACGACATCCCGGCACCCACCCGTGCCAGCACCCACTGCAGCGAGGACACCCGAGCCCGGGCTGAGCGAGCACTGCAGGACgccagggctctgctgcccGGCTGGAGGCGGCCGGAGAAAGCggagctgctgcaggacttGGCGATGCTCAAGGTAAGATGTGGGGGGGATGAGATGGGGGAGCTGCACGcctgctccccagctcaccGTGGGGTCCAGGATttgagcagagcagctgggagaagggcAGGGGGTGATGCACAGCCAGAGGGAGCGGAGCCGGCGGGGTTTGGggccatgcctcagtttcccccacCTGGCTGTGACGCCACTGCCCTGCCAGGAGGCCATGGCTGACCTGAAGACTCAGCTGCAGCTGGcggagagggagaagaggggcctggaggtgctggtggcTGGGCAGGGGCCGCGGGAGGCTGCACTGCGCCTGGTGGTCCAGCACCTGGAGTGGGAGCGGGATGGGGCGCCCGGccgccctcccagccccctcagcagctccagcagcagcgaGGAGGTAAGAATCGCTCCGACCTTCCCATGGGGAtcctcctggggctgggggtcacccccagggatgggacCCACACCCAGCCTCTGCAGGATGCCCAAACCAACCGGGTGGGAGCggcagctccccagcaccctccgGACCTGGAAAGGATGGGGGAAGAGCTGCTCCGTGCCCTGGCCCGGTAAGAGACCTCACCGGTGTGCCATGGCCCTGCCATGGGAGCCGTGGCAGCGCTGGGCAGCCAGCCGGGCTGGCTGCCATGcgggtgtccccagggtggaGGAGCTGCGCGCCCGGGCGCAGGCTCTGGTGCTGTCCCTGGAGCAGAGCAGTGCCACCAGCCGTGTGCAGCAAGCACAGTGCATCGCCGTCACCGCAGACTTCTTCCATGCTCACAGGTGGGCAGGAGGCCCCCAATTCCCCTCTGGGCAGGCGGTGGGTGTAACGtgtcccccaccaccaccccaaaaacACAGCCCTGCATGTCCTGAATGCACATCCCCCCTGCATGCCCTAGAAACCACGGTTCCTCCTTGCACATCCCCTGGTTTGTTGTCCCTACCTCCATACCCCAAAACCACAGTCCCTTCTTCCTGTACACTCGAAAAGCAGGTCCCTTCTGGCACATCCCAAAAACAGTCCCATATTGCACATCCCCAATGTGTGGACTCTCTCTGTGCACCCCAAAACCATGGTCCCTTCCTGCATACCCCAAAAGCGTGGTCCCTACTTGCACACCCCAAAAGCGTGGCCCCATCTTGCACGCCCCTGATGCGCAGTCCCCTCCTGCACACCCCAAGAGCGTGGTCCCTTCTTGCAAACCCCAAAACCGTGGTCCCTCCTGCCCACGCGGACCCCTCGCTCCCCTCGGCGCCGTGCCCCGGGCCGGGGTGCTGAGCGTGGCGCCCGCAGCGCGCTGGCCCTGGCGTACCGCGGCGCCCGGCGGAAGCAGGCAGCCCAGCTGCGGCGGCTGGAGGTGCAGGCAGGTGCCCTGCGCAGGCAGCACGCCCGGCGGGCGCAGGCGCTGGCCCACAGGCTGCAGGCCCTGGAGCAGGGGACGGCCGGCAGCGAGACCTGCATCTAAGGACCCCTCATCACCCCCGAGATACCCCCACGCCGGGAAGCGCCTGCTGTATCCCCAGGGAGAATAAACCACTGATGCTCGTGGCTTGGCCAGCCCCACTGCGGTACGAGTTTGGGGGGCTTTGGGCTGGGTTGGGGGGGCTCAGGCAGCCGGATCCCCAGCTCAGCTCATCTCAGCGAGGCCAGGAACAAAGGCcgtcccctccctgctgcccctgctaTCTCCCGGCGCAGATGAAGCCATTTCGTTATCCCTGACGTGGGATCAAAGGTGACGGCGGTGGCCGTGGCGGCCGGGGCCCCATGCATATtcaggagggaagagaagcagtGACCCTGCACCGGGGGCATCCTCACCATGcggggggctgctgcagggggcggggggctgAATCCTGCAGCTTGAACCCTGGCATGATGGGGCATTTGGGTagtgggagctgggctgggtgtGGGTCTCTGGTGGGAGGATGCGCAAGGCTGTGGGGCAGCCCAGAGCTCAGACGTGCTGCAGGGtggaagggaaactgaggcacggagcTATATATAGGCTGAAATGAGGCCTGCATCTCCCCAGAGAGATCCTGCAGCAGAGTTCAAGGCTCAGTGGATCAATATCCAGAGCTGTGGTGATGGAGAGGGCACAGagagggctgcagggcagggctgcagggctgcaaggatgcagggatgcagggatgcagCTCACTCCCCCGAGCTGCCTGTGCCCTCCGCCCCTGCTGCCTCTCCACTAGCCGGGAGCCCTCCGAAATGGGGGcagccctgtgtccc of Phalacrocorax aristotelis chromosome W, bGulAri2.1, whole genome shotgun sequence contains these proteins:
- the USHBP1 gene encoding harmonin-binding protein USHBP1 isoform X1 yields the protein MEKWVSAPPSPGAGRDWGGLGRHPWSPQLPQLPPGEEEEEEEEEKDEDNDDDDDEDMVGDTEGILHYEEHIAGLLATVARLHRRAEQLQHHKGREDEGGWEGTASLPTASPRPRHLDGALNAGTSLEAHSPDLFADLQHAVSSLERTVFSRHRWVPAQPLPGEEWARAAKSLEELDRTPSWAGRAMHWGLEEKAGEGLLAEEAAVVAARNAALRAALGRRDEELSRATASIRALRGERDRLQQKVWDLRDALSRLEGSGCSGSDTPRLSSPLGQGEPRLPQDLPQCGDGAQPHGTQPHGMQPHAPLSPQPSEGASREQEQRVQQLQGCLERLQEVNRQLAAALQECKSDAERLSMVLGQHESRSTALRLALRCSERCGWAYAALLDLMRAKLGREEDGARGGAAGEQSPGHGWASSPTPAEGPQLPGRAEPGGQEKTEASGSPKQQSIPAPHGMEEGALREHIRQLRVEQAAVEASLHDIPAPTRASTHCSEDTRARAERALQDARALLPGWRRPEKAELLQDLAMLKEAMADLKTQLQLAEREKRGLEVLVAGQGPREAALRLVVQHLEWERDGAPGRPPSPLSSSSSSEEDAQTNRVGAAAPQHPPDLERMGEELLRALARVEELRARAQALVLSLEQSSATSRVQQAQCIAVTADFFHAHSALALAYRGARRKQAAQLRRLEVQAGALRRQHARRAQALAHRLQALEQGTAGSETCI
- the BABAM1 gene encoding BRISC and BRCA1-A complex member 1 isoform X2, with translation MRIWGAEGWCMGAVRCAWIFGVQGAAHVCRRVCMGARGAGGGSRAQEGVQGCVGCRGSRKGAEGCVWMFGVQAAVHGCLGCRAPALRVPGGARLPPRARRDPGELQIPAAPARRRFREVPGGARAVGSGHPASVPSIARATMERGCVMDTSESGSAAEEEEEKAMEPRPRTRSNPEGAEDRALSAQASVGNRSEGEGEAASADDSPQGTAAPDGTAWPGPVPATEVQVKTPRVNCPEKVIICLDLAEEMALPKLESFNGSKTNALNISQKMIEMFVRTKHKIDKCHEFALVVVNNDATWLSGFTSDPREVCSCLYDLETVVCKSFNLEGLFNLIQQKIELPVTENVQTIPPPYVVRTILVFGRPGCQPQFSMSEHMKKMLQCPYFFFDVVYIHNGVEEKDDETSWKEMYAFFSSLDTKGTNYKYEVSLTGPAVELHNCMAKLLAHPLQRPFQTHAAYSLLEEDEPPEIEATV
- the BABAM1 gene encoding BRISC and BRCA1-A complex member 1 isoform X3, with the translated sequence MERGCVMDTSESGSAAEEEEEKAMEPRPRTRSNPEGAEDRALSAQASVGNRSEGEGEAASADDSPQGTAAPDGTAWPGPVPATEVQVKTPRVNCPEKVIICLDLAEEMALPKLESFNGSKTNALNISQKMIEMFVRTKHKIDKCHEFALVVVNNDATWLSGFTSDPREVCSCLYDLETVVCKSFNLEGLFNLIQQKIELPVTENVQTIPPPYVVRTILVFGRPGCQPQFSMSEHMKKMLQCPYFFFDVVYIHNGVEEKDDETSWKEMYAFFSSLDTKGTNYKYEVSLTGPAVELHNCMAKLLAHPLQRPFQTHAAYSLLEEDEPPEIEATV
- the BABAM1 gene encoding BRISC and BRCA1-A complex member 1 isoform X1; the protein is MRIWGAEGWCMGAVRCAWIFGVQGAAHVCRRVCMGARGAGGGSRAQEGVQGCVGCRGSRKGAEGCVWMFGVQAAVHGCLGCRAPALRVPGGARLPPRARRDPGELQIPAAPARRRFREVPGGARAVGSGIARATMERGCVMDTSESGSAAEEEEEKAMEPRPRTRSNPEGAEDRALSAQASVGNRSEGEGEAASADDSPQGTAAPDGTAWPGPVPATEVQVKTPRVNCPEKVIICLDLAEEMALPKLESFNGSKTNALNISQKMIEMFVRTKHKIDKCHEFALVVVNNDATWLSGFTSDPREVCSCLYDLETVVCKSFNLEGLFNLIQQKIELPVTENVQTIPPPYVVRTILVFGRPGCQPQFSMSEHMKKMLQCPYFFFDVVYIHNGVEEKDDETSWKEMYAFFSSLDTKGTNYKYEVSLTGPAVELHNCMAKLLAHPLQRPFQTHAAYSLLEEDEPPEIEATV
- the USHBP1 gene encoding harmonin-binding protein USHBP1 isoform X2; this encodes MEKLPQLPPGEEEEEEEEEKDEDNDDDDDEDMVGDTEGILHYEEHIAGLLATVARLHRRAEQLQHHKGREDEGGWEGTASLPTASPRPRHLDGALNAGTSLEAHSPDLFADLQHAVSSLERTVFSRHRWVPAQPLPGEEWARAAKSLEELDRTPSWAGRAMHWGLEEKAGEGLLAEEAAVVAARNAALRAALGRRDEELSRATASIRALRGERDRLQQKVWDLRDALSRLEGSGCSGSDTPRLSSPLGQGEPRLPQDLPQCGDGAQPHGTQPHGMQPHAPLSPQPSEGASREQEQRVQQLQGCLERLQEVNRQLAAALQECKSDAERLSMVLGQHESRSTALRLALRCSERCGWAYAALLDLMRAKLGREEDGARGGAAGEQSPGHGWASSPTPAEGPQLPGRAEPGGQEKTEASGSPKQQSIPAPHGMEEGALREHIRQLRVEQAAVEASLHDIPAPTRASTHCSEDTRARAERALQDARALLPGWRRPEKAELLQDLAMLKEAMADLKTQLQLAEREKRGLEVLVAGQGPREAALRLVVQHLEWERDGAPGRPPSPLSSSSSSEEDAQTNRVGAAAPQHPPDLERMGEELLRALARVEELRARAQALVLSLEQSSATSRVQQAQCIAVTADFFHAHSALALAYRGARRKQAAQLRRLEVQAGALRRQHARRAQALAHRLQALEQGTAGSETCI